A genome region from Neoarius graeffei isolate fNeoGra1 chromosome 21, fNeoGra1.pri, whole genome shotgun sequence includes the following:
- the tlr18 gene encoding toll-like receptor 18 produces the protein MPSTFWTIAVSSLLLMVRSAVLVNVEKNAQLCSFRRDTSKDLTNSNLNMIPSDLPDDTEYLDVSGNNISSIIHDNLYRLTRLCFLKITHCGLRFISHDAFYNNSELKVLNISYNPLIVIPYLPLPQLRILDLSGNDYDSYTLPAFFSNLTYLTTFAIGSPNVTSLEIDDLAPLRNTNLKQFTFGGGTMMQKYETGSFAQLRSLEEVSLRVTFCHNFDIFKSMSKDLDQTHTKRIRLIKLFPDQCTITSDPFDSLEKLHVLSNLTIVDTLMNSSVMVKLLQNIWKSSFEELAFLNITYNEDTPYGFQFPSQNHTPSLQAVVFNGVNHYQYRYPTINMSMDLISQLTYLKFSGTGMNILPCNLISVIPSLQILDLSNNLLDDTGFWWYLCSYEGVFPALRRLSLNNNRFSDLAYISKRTHEMKVLTSLDLSFNSIQIGSDPCSWPSHLTELNLSHNNLGDAIFQYLSPHFQKIDLSKTGISVISQNILSQFPRLTHLILSFNSIQFIPSDLHAPALQTLYVDQNAITSIDQAALEGLSSLKTLKAGNNPFICDCDSFWFVTTLNKALLPDWPLDYTCSSPPSLAGKYLDSYKPGKLPCLPGLQAAVALPVIITITAALGIIFYVCDGVWYTKMLWVWIRVKRRRTKQADKLMNSTFLYHAFISYSQHDCTWVDSELVPTLEGAGLSICIHERDFVPGQWILDNIISCVESSYKTIFILSKHFVQSEWCNYELFFAQHRAISVKDDSLVFILLEPIPSDSLPKKFLRLRTLLRQKTYLEWPKDETKKKVFWSSLRSILQTADKSMVMKEIAFDIAENALLLNAQK, from the coding sequence ATGCCATCCACCTTCTGGACCATTGCAGTCTCGTCACTGCTTTTAATGGTCAGATCTGCAGTTCTGGTCAATGTAGAGAAAAATGCTCAGCTCTGTTCCTTTAGGAGGGACACTTCCAAGGACCTTACCAACAGCAACTTGAACATGATACCATCAGACTTACCAGATGACACTGAATACTTAGATGTCTCCGGAAACAATATTTCTAGTATCATCCATGATAACCTCTACAGACTCACTCGCCTGTGTTTCCTCAAGATCACGCACTGTGGCCTTCGATTCATCTCCCATGATGCCTTTTATAACAACTCAGAACTCAAGGTTCTCAATATTTCCTACAACCCACTGATTGTGATACCGTACTTGCCTCTGCCACAGCTTAGGATCTTAGATCTTTCCGGCAATGATTACGACAGCTATACTCTTCCAGCTTTTTTCAGTAACTTGACATATCTTACTACCTTTGCAATAGGAAGTCCAAACGTAACATCACTTGAAATAGATGACTTGGCACCACTTCgaaatacaaatttaaaacaATTCACATTTGGAGGTGGCACTATGATGCAAAAATATGAAACTGGTTCTTTTGCCCAACTTAGATCATTGGAGGAAGTGTCTCTGAGAGTGACATTCTGTCATAATTTTGATATTTTCAAAAGCATGTCGAAGGACCTTGACCAAACACATACAAAGAGAATTAGGCTGATCAAGCTCTTTCCAGATCAGTGTACAATTACAAGTGATCCTTTCGACAGCCTTGAGAAACTCCATGTACTTTCCAACTTAACTATAGTGGATACCTTGATGAACAGCTCTGTCATGGTGAAACTCCTCCAAAATATCTGGAAGTCATCTTTTGAGGAACTTGCATTTCTAAACATAACTTATAATGAAGATACTCCATATGGATTTCAATTCCCCAGTCAGAACCATACACCCAGTTTACAAGCAGTGGTTTTTAATGGTGTGAACCACTATCAGTATCGGTATCCTACTATCAACATGAGCATGGACTTGATTTCTCAACTGACTTACTTGAAGTTCTCTGGTACTGGAATGAATATTCTTCCATGCAATCTCATTTCAGTTATACCATCACTGCAAATTTTGGACCTGTCCAACAACCTTTTGGATGATACAGGATTCTGGTGGTATTTGTGTTCATATGAGGGTGTGTTTCCAGCTTTGAGACGGCTTTCGTTAAACAACAATCGTTTTTCTGACCTGGCATATATTTCTAAGAGGACACATGAAATGAAGGTTTTAACATCCCTCGACTTAAGTTTCAACTCCATTCAGATTGGATCGGATCCATGCTCCTGGCCTTCACACCTCACTGAACTAAATCTCAGCCATAACAACTTGGGCGACGCTATATTTCAATATCTGTCCCCTCATTTCCAAAAGATTGACCTCTCCAAAACAGGCATAAGTGTCATCTCCCAAAACATCCTCTCACAGTTCCCCAGACTCACACATCTCATCCTGAGCTTTAACAGCATACAGTTCATCCCCTCAGATCTCCATGCACCTGCACTGCAAACCCTTTATGTTGATCAGAATGCCATTACGTCCATTGACCAGGCTGCACTGGAGGGCCTCTCCAGCCTGAAGACTTTAAAAGCAGGTAACAATCCATTTATCTGTGATTGTGACTCTTTTTGGTTTGTGACCACATTGAATAAGGCTCTTCTTCCGGACTGGCCATTAGACTACACATGCAGTTCTCCACCATCACTAGCAGGAAAGTACTTAGACTCGTACAAACCGGGAAAACTTCCATGTCTACCAGGACTCCAGGCAGCAGTGGCTCTACCAGTAATTATTACTATTACAGCTGCTTTGGGCATCATTTTCTATGTATGTGATGGTGTCTGGTACACCAAAATGCTCTGGGTATGGATAAGAGTGAAGCGTCGGCGCACCAAACAGGCAGATAAATTGATGAACAGCACCTTTCTTTACCATGCATTCATTTCCTACAGCCAGCACGATTGCACCTGGGTTGACTCTGAACTAGTCCCGACTTTGGAGGGTGCAGGCTTGTCCATCTGCATTCACGAGCGAGACTTTGTACCTGGCCAGTGGATTCTGGACAATATCATTAGTTGTGTGGAAAGCAGCTACAAAACAATCTTTATCCTGTCAAAGCACTTTGTTCAGAGTGAATGGTGCAACTATGAGCTCTTTTTCGCTCAGCACAGAGCGATTAGTGTGAAGGATGACTCATTGGTCTTTATTCTGTTGGAACCCATTCCATCTGACTCTTTACCTAAGAAGTTCTTGAGGCTAAGAACTTTGCTAAGGCAAAAAACCTATCTGGAGTGGCCAAAAGatgaaaccaaaaaaaaagttttttggtCTAGTCTCAGGTCCATCCTGCAGACTGCAGACAAAAGTATGGTGATGAAAGAGATTGCTTTTGACATAGCTGAAAATGCTCTTTTATTGAATGCTCAAAAGTAA